The DNA segment AAAAAATACATCAGGTGCGACAATTAAGGTTATTAGAAAGAACATTCTAGAAGATTTTGATTTTAATTTACCACCTTTAGAGGAGCAAAAAGAGTTTGCCACTTTAATAGAGGCTTTTGAAATAGAAAAAAAAGAAACTGAAAAGTATTTAAAAGCTAAAGAGGAGTTAATAGAAAGAAAGATATTATCAAAGTATGAGGTGATTATTGGTGGATAAAATAATTAAACTTAAAACTGAGAATTTAAAAAGAAGATTAAATAATGAGGAACTAGTAAAAGCTTTAGAGTTCAAAATGACATATGAATTTATGTATTCACTTAAAGATGGAAGAGAGCATTTAAGAGAGCCTCATAAACTAGAGAGATACTTAGATAATATATCTTTTGAAAAAGAGGTAACTATTGAAAATTTAGCTAGTGAGTTTTCTGAAGTTTTAAAGAATTTTGATTTTTTAAATGAGAATTTAAGAGTTTTATCAAAAATTTCTTTAGAAGAGCTTCAAGAGTTTTTAAAAATAGACAGATTATTTCAGCAAAAAATAGATAGAGGTCAATTTTTAGAGATAGCCTTAGAAATCATAGAGACAATTAATAGTTTTCAAAATTCTGGAATAGGGCAATTTTCCACTCCAAAAGAGGTTGGAGAGTTATTAAAAGAGATTTTAGAGGTTAAAAATACTGAAAAATGTATTGATATAACTTTTGGTAAGGGAGATTTAGCTTTAAGAGTTGGAAAAAAAGAGATAGGTGGCTATGAAATAAACTTTACTCTAGGTAGTTTCGGTAACTTAATGCTAAGTATAGCTAATAAAGATGGTGAGGTAGAGATAATAAATTCTTTAAATGGTGACTTTGAAGAGAGTGATGTGGTTGTTTGTGATCCACCATATAGTATGAGTAGTGTAAATTTAGAAGAGGATAGAAATTATTTAAAATGGGGAGTTCCAAAGAGAACTACAGATTTATATTTTTTATCTTTAGCAATAGATAAATCAAAAAAGCGTGGAGCTATTATATTACCTGAAGGAGCACTTTTTAGAGGTGGTGTAGAGGGAGATGTAAGAAGTAATATTATAAAATCTGGATTTATTGAAGGAGTTATCTCATTACCAAGTAACTTAATGCATCATACTGGAATTCAAACAAGTTTAGTTATATTTAATAAAACTAAGAAGAGTAAAAAGATATTCTTCTTAGATGCAAAAGAGAAGTTTAAAA comes from the Cetobacterium sp. NK01 genome and includes:
- a CDS encoding N-6 DNA methylase; translated protein: MDKIIKLKTENLKRRLNNEELVKALEFKMTYEFMYSLKDGREHLREPHKLERYLDNISFEKEVTIENLASEFSEVLKNFDFLNENLRVLSKISLEELQEFLKIDRLFQQKIDRGQFLEIALEIIETINSFQNSGIGQFSTPKEVGELLKEILEVKNTEKCIDITFGKGDLALRVGKKEIGGYEINFTLGSFGNLMLSIANKDGEVEIINSLNGDFEESDVVVCDPPYSMSSVNLEEDRNYLKWGVPKRTTDLYFLSLAIDKSKKRGAIILPEGALFRGGVEGDVRSNIIKSGFIEGVISLPSNLMHHTGIQTSLVIFNKTKKSKKIFFLDAKEKFKKIRGGVTISKEELQDLARIYKEFQEIENISKFVSCDEILKNDGVLNIVRYIEPKVYMKSTERIVEEMKVSMEKITKYRDISDKILSKI